The Roseovarius sp. EL26 genome has a window encoding:
- the glpX gene encoding class II fructose-bisphosphatase encodes MSAKTEFNDHMLSLALARVSEHAAIACAGMIGRGDEKAADQMAVNAMREQLNMLDINGVVVIGEGERDEAPMLFIGEEVGTGNGPGVDIALDPLEGTTITAKAMPNALTVISMAPRGTMLHAPDVYMDKLAVGPGYPKDVVSLDMSPRERVEALASAKGCAASEITVCVLERPRHQDMINEIRETGAAIYLIGDGDVAGVMHCAEADLTGIDMYMGSGGAPEGVLAAGALKCLGGQIWGRLLFRNDDEKGRAAKAGITDLNRIYSRDELVTDDVIFAATGVTQGSLVAGLKHRDGGIETETLLLRSKTGERRRLSCFHPIAG; translated from the coding sequence ATGTCTGCCAAAACCGAATTTAACGACCATATGCTGTCTCTGGCGCTCGCACGCGTATCCGAGCATGCCGCAATCGCCTGTGCTGGCATGATCGGCCGTGGTGATGAAAAAGCAGCCGACCAGATGGCGGTGAATGCCATGCGCGAGCAGTTGAATATGCTCGACATCAATGGTGTTGTTGTCATTGGTGAAGGCGAGCGTGACGAAGCTCCGATGTTGTTCATTGGCGAAGAGGTTGGCACCGGCAATGGCCCCGGCGTAGATATCGCGCTGGACCCTCTGGAAGGCACTACCATCACCGCCAAAGCGATGCCAAACGCATTGACCGTTATTTCCATGGCCCCTCGCGGCACAATGCTGCACGCCCCTGACGTTTACATGGACAAACTGGCGGTTGGCCCCGGCTATCCAAAAGACGTTGTTTCGCTGGACATGAGCCCGCGTGAGCGGGTTGAGGCCCTTGCATCGGCCAAAGGCTGCGCTGCATCAGAGATCACCGTCTGTGTTCTGGAGCGCCCCCGGCATCAAGACATGATCAACGAAATCCGTGAAACCGGTGCGGCGATCTATCTGATCGGTGACGGCGACGTTGCTGGCGTCATGCACTGCGCCGAAGCGGATCTGACTGGCATCGACATGTATATGGGATCTGGCGGTGCGCCTGAGGGTGTTCTGGCCGCAGGTGCCCTGAAATGTCTGGGTGGCCAAATTTGGGGCCGTCTGTTGTTCCGCAACGACGACGAAAAAGGCCGCGCTGCAAAAGCAGGCATCACGGACCTGAACCGGATCTATAGCCGTGACGAATTGGTCACGGATGACGTGATCTTTGCTGCAACGGGTGTAACCCAGGGTTCACTCGTTGCTGGCCTCAAGCACCGCGATGGTGGCATTGAGACAGAAACATTGTTGTTGCGCTCCAAAACCGGTGAACGCCGCCGCCTGAGCTGCTTTCACCCTATCGCCGGCTGA
- a CDS encoding cysteine hydrolase family protein — METALLLIDIQRGFDAPVWGERNNLDAEDNAGALLAHWRHNRAPVVHIRHVSIEPGSPLGADTGGTTFKAQVSPIEGEAVFDKSVNSAFIGTGLEAHLRGHGIDALVICGLTTPHCVSTTTRMAANLGFSVQLAHDACATFTSNANTDWDSALSPMTAQQIHTTAVSHLHGEFAQAVTVADLLRSQP, encoded by the coding sequence ATGGAAACTGCGCTTCTCTTGATCGATATCCAACGGGGCTTTGATGCCCCGGTCTGGGGAGAGCGCAACAATCTCGATGCCGAAGACAACGCCGGTGCGCTTCTTGCGCATTGGCGGCATAACCGGGCACCTGTTGTTCATATCCGCCATGTCAGTATTGAACCCGGTAGCCCTCTTGGAGCCGATACCGGTGGCACCACCTTCAAGGCGCAAGTCTCCCCTATTGAGGGCGAAGCTGTTTTTGACAAGTCAGTTAACAGCGCCTTTATCGGAACTGGACTTGAGGCCCACCTGCGTGGGCATGGTATTGATGCGCTGGTCATCTGCGGATTGACCACGCCGCATTGTGTCTCAACCACCACTCGTATGGCCGCCAATCTGGGCTTTTCCGTTCAACTTGCCCACGATGCCTGCGCCACATTCACCAGCAATGCCAACACAGATTGGGACAGCGCCCTTTCCCCGATGACAGCGCAGCAAATTCACACAACAGCCGTGTCACATCTGCATGGTGAGTTTGCACAGGCCGTCACCGTCGCGGACCTTTTGCGCAGCCAACCATGA
- the recJ gene encoding single-stranded-DNA-specific exonuclease RecJ gives MSAFLGIERSLLGRRWIGPDPEVERMAEAITQHTDLPRPLCQTLARLDVSPEEAPSYLEPKLRDLLPDPRSILDMEKAATRFLLAVHQRQHIAVFADYDVDGGTSAALLIDWLRQSNLNASLYIPDRIDEGYGPNEPAMQRLAQDHDLIICVDCGTLSHEAITAAVGADVIVLDHHLGGETLPPALAVVNPNRQDESGDLAHLCAAAVVFLMLVEAGRQLREAGQKGPDMMAMLDLVALATVADVAPLRGVNRAFVQQGLRVMARRQRPGLVALSDIARLDTAPTSYHLGFVLGPRINAGGRVGRADLGARLLSCVDLHEARSLAERLEELNSERREVEAQVRAAALEQAEERGLDAPLVWAAEDGWHPGVVGIVASRLKENTNRPAIVIGFDGDEGKGSGRSISGVDLGAAIQRLANEGLLIKGGGHKMAAGLTLARDQLEPAMARLSELLSKQGAGDAGPADLKLDGMLMPGAATLELVNQIEAAGPFGAGVPGPRYVFADMAISYAKRIGDNHLKLRFGDGLGASMDAIAFGVFDGPLGPVLEQHCGARFHLAGRLNINTWGGKQTVQLQLDDAAPAN, from the coding sequence ATGAGCGCCTTTCTAGGTATAGAACGCTCCCTTTTGGGGCGACGTTGGATTGGCCCCGACCCTGAGGTCGAACGTATGGCCGAGGCCATCACCCAACACACCGATCTACCCCGGCCACTCTGCCAAACGCTCGCGCGACTGGACGTTTCCCCTGAGGAAGCGCCCTCTTATCTGGAGCCAAAACTGCGCGACCTGTTGCCAGACCCGCGCAGTATTCTGGATATGGAAAAGGCGGCCACACGTTTCCTTCTTGCTGTGCATCAGCGCCAACACATTGCGGTTTTTGCTGACTATGATGTCGATGGCGGCACCTCTGCGGCTTTGCTGATCGATTGGCTGCGCCAAAGCAATCTGAACGCCTCGCTTTATATTCCCGACCGAATTGATGAAGGTTACGGCCCTAATGAGCCCGCAATGCAGCGACTGGCGCAAGATCACGATCTGATCATATGTGTCGATTGTGGCACGCTCAGTCATGAAGCCATTACCGCCGCTGTTGGCGCTGATGTGATTGTGCTGGACCACCATCTTGGCGGTGAGACCCTGCCGCCCGCGTTGGCCGTGGTGAACCCCAACCGGCAAGACGAATCGGGTGATCTGGCCCACCTCTGTGCCGCAGCTGTGGTTTTCCTCATGCTGGTCGAGGCGGGTCGACAATTACGTGAGGCAGGCCAAAAAGGCCCAGACATGATGGCCATGCTGGATCTGGTCGCGCTAGCCACCGTGGCCGATGTCGCCCCCCTGCGCGGGGTCAATCGCGCCTTTGTGCAACAAGGCCTACGCGTTATGGCCCGACGGCAACGCCCAGGTCTGGTCGCACTTAGCGATATAGCCCGGTTAGATACGGCCCCGACCTCATATCATCTGGGCTTTGTGCTTGGCCCCCGGATCAACGCCGGTGGGCGTGTCGGGCGTGCCGATTTAGGCGCCCGCCTGTTATCGTGTGTGGACCTCCATGAGGCGCGATCACTCGCAGAACGTCTTGAGGAACTCAACTCGGAACGCCGCGAGGTGGAGGCCCAAGTACGCGCTGCCGCCCTTGAACAAGCCGAAGAACGTGGATTGGACGCACCACTGGTTTGGGCCGCTGAAGACGGCTGGCACCCCGGTGTTGTTGGTATTGTCGCCAGTCGCCTTAAGGAGAACACCAACCGGCCGGCCATTGTAATCGGCTTTGATGGCGATGAGGGCAAAGGATCAGGTCGATCAATCAGCGGCGTCGATTTGGGTGCCGCAATCCAGCGCCTCGCCAATGAGGGCCTGTTGATCAAAGGTGGCGGTCACAAAATGGCCGCTGGTTTGACCCTTGCCCGAGATCAGTTGGAACCCGCCATGGCGCGCCTGTCCGAACTGTTATCCAAACAGGGTGCCGGCGACGCCGGGCCTGCAGATCTCAAACTTGATGGCATGCTGATGCCAGGAGCCGCGACACTGGAGCTGGTCAATCAGATTGAAGCGGCGGGCCCTTTTGGTGCCGGTGTCCCCGGCCCGCGTTATGTGTTCGCCGATATGGCAATTAGCTATGCCAAACGCATCGGCGACAACCACCTCAAGCTACGATTCGGCGACGGCCTAGGTGCCAGTATGGATGCTATCGCTTTTGGCGTTTTCGACGGCCCGCTTGGTCCTGTATTAGAGCAACACTGCGGTGCTCGTTTTCATCTGGCTGGCCGGTTGAATATCAACACATGGGGCGGCAAACAAACGGTCCAGCTGCAACTCGATGACGCCGCGCCAGCCAACTAA
- a CDS encoding acetate--CoA ligase family protein, protein MTPAKRQNFERLLNPRHIAFIGGSDAAIAIGEARRAGFAGKMWVVNPKREAMCGLPCVANLSDLPEAPDAVFLAIPAPAVPQAISDLNHLGAGGIVCYTAGFSEAHQAGRKLEEELKSALGDMVLVGPNCYGLVNYVGRSALWPFAHGGSCPGYGAAIITQSGMFSSDITMSQRSLPLAYMASAGNQADLGLTEFVDLMCERPEVRAIGLHIEGLSDIPAFERAALKALHVGTPIVALKTGSSVIGERLTVSHTGSLSGSNELYQALFDRVGVISVTNPAQFLETLKFLCIAGAPAGPDVMGFTCSGGGATMLADHGEVIGLNYPDPDGTTRQVLETLLPPIATVSNPLDYTTPIWGQADKTELVFAESFKHIPAQTALLVQDYPAKGLDESEQLYLNDGMAFARAAQQAGLPAAICATIPENMGAHIREALIAQGVAPMQGIHETLNAIRDAAWWAQSQRRILTCPPQPLLTAHSATCVAMISEAEAKEQLFMAGIPVPSGRVAKGEDVFEAAQEIGYPVALKMMSPALAHKTEAGAVALNIPDEATLRAEVSHMKTRVAGYAEQALSDVFLVEAMGAPPLAELVVGLRHDPQFGLAMTLGSGGILVELVGDTRSLLLPASEEELRIALQSLRVSTFLEGFRGKSRVNIEALIRALSALAEYAMQNAGDIAEIEINPLFVYDDSVLAVDCLMHLNRD, encoded by the coding sequence ATGACCCCGGCCAAACGGCAGAACTTTGAACGCCTTCTTAATCCTCGCCACATCGCATTCATTGGCGGCTCTGACGCGGCCATCGCTATTGGTGAGGCGCGCCGTGCCGGTTTTGCAGGTAAAATGTGGGTGGTGAACCCCAAGCGTGAGGCGATGTGCGGCTTACCCTGCGTGGCCAATTTGAGCGATCTGCCTGAGGCGCCTGATGCGGTCTTTCTGGCCATACCTGCGCCCGCTGTACCGCAAGCGATCAGCGATCTGAACCATTTAGGGGCGGGCGGAATCGTTTGCTATACAGCAGGGTTTTCTGAAGCACATCAGGCCGGGCGTAAACTGGAAGAGGAGCTGAAGTCCGCGCTGGGCGATATGGTTTTGGTGGGGCCCAATTGTTATGGGCTGGTCAATTATGTGGGCCGCTCGGCGCTCTGGCCGTTTGCCCATGGCGGCAGCTGTCCGGGTTACGGCGCCGCGATCATCACGCAGTCGGGTATGTTTTCCTCAGATATCACAATGAGCCAGAGATCCCTGCCGCTGGCTTATATGGCCTCGGCTGGAAATCAGGCTGACCTTGGCCTGACAGAGTTTGTTGATCTAATGTGCGAGCGCCCTGAGGTGCGCGCCATCGGGCTTCATATCGAAGGCCTGTCTGATATTCCTGCCTTTGAACGTGCTGCCCTCAAGGCTCTGCACGTGGGCACGCCGATTGTGGCACTTAAGACTGGCAGTTCGGTCATTGGTGAACGTCTGACAGTTAGCCACACTGGTTCGCTGTCAGGCTCCAATGAGTTGTATCAGGCGTTGTTTGATCGGGTAGGGGTGATCAGTGTCACCAATCCGGCGCAGTTTCTGGAAACGCTCAAGTTTCTATGTATTGCCGGGGCACCTGCCGGGCCCGATGTGATGGGCTTCACCTGTTCCGGTGGGGGGGCCACGATGCTGGCGGATCATGGCGAGGTGATTGGCCTGAATTATCCGGACCCAGATGGTACGACACGTCAGGTGTTAGAGACATTATTGCCGCCCATAGCGACGGTATCGAACCCTTTGGATTATACGACACCGATTTGGGGGCAGGCTGACAAAACTGAGCTGGTTTTCGCAGAATCTTTCAAACATATTCCGGCGCAAACGGCACTTTTGGTGCAGGACTACCCAGCCAAAGGCTTGGATGAAAGCGAGCAGCTGTATCTTAATGATGGGATGGCCTTTGCCAGAGCTGCACAGCAGGCGGGCCTGCCCGCTGCGATCTGCGCCACGATACCAGAAAACATGGGCGCGCATATTCGTGAGGCTCTGATCGCACAGGGTGTTGCCCCGATGCAGGGTATTCATGAGACGCTTAATGCCATCCGTGATGCTGCGTGGTGGGCGCAAAGCCAACGCCGTATTTTAACGTGCCCACCTCAACCGCTTTTGACTGCGCATAGTGCCACCTGTGTCGCGATGATCAGCGAGGCCGAGGCCAAGGAACAGCTGTTCATGGCTGGCATCCCAGTACCGTCAGGGCGCGTGGCCAAAGGCGAGGATGTCTTTGAGGCAGCGCAAGAGATCGGCTATCCGGTGGCCCTAAAAATGATGAGCCCAGCACTGGCCCATAAGACCGAAGCCGGGGCCGTTGCCCTGAACATTCCGGATGAGGCTACCTTGCGTGCAGAAGTTTCACACATGAAAACCCGTGTGGCTGGATACGCAGAGCAAGCTTTAAGCGATGTGTTTCTTGTGGAGGCAATGGGGGCACCGCCACTGGCTGAACTGGTTGTTGGACTGCGCCATGATCCGCAGTTCGGTCTGGCGATGACCTTAGGCAGCGGCGGCATTCTGGTTGAGCTGGTCGGCGATACCCGTTCATTGCTTTTACCTGCCTCTGAAGAAGAGTTGCGGATCGCGTTGCAAAGTTTGCGGGTCTCTACGTTTCTGGAAGGGTTTCGCGGTAAATCTAGGGTCAATATTGAGGCATTAATCCGCGCCCTGAGCGCCTTGGCTGAATATGCTATGCAGAATGCCGGTGATATTGCTGAGATCGAAATCAACCCGTTGTTTGTGTACGACGACAGCGTTCTGGCTGTTGATTGCTTGATGCATCTCAATCGGGATTGA
- a CDS encoding acyl-CoA dehydrogenase family protein, translating into MNIQVSHENELLLNTVRAFMEDEIFPHEDEVDRLGEVPEDLGRQVEARAKELGLYACNLPEEIGGGGLDLTAQHLIEREFGKATHALHSWAARPTEILLACEGDQRERYLLPCVTGEKRELFALTEPEAGSDAMGMKSTARRDGDDWILNGTKHFISGPCMPDFAIVFAATGEDETPRGPRKRVTAFLVDVGLRGFDCREGTRSVSYRGYKTYQLSFEDVRLGPDQVLGEEGRGFEIAGQWLSMGRIWVGASCCGKAERILDMATEWAATRRQFGKPIGQFQATGFRLANGKMNLRAADLMVLDAVNRHQEGRMEDQDAAMVKVFCSEMLGQIADDAVQVHGGMGLMEELPIQRLWRDSRLERIWDGTSEIQRHIITRSMLRPLGG; encoded by the coding sequence ATGAACATCCAAGTCAGTCACGAAAATGAGCTTTTACTTAACACTGTAAGAGCGTTCATGGAGGACGAGATTTTCCCCCATGAGGATGAAGTCGACCGTCTTGGAGAGGTGCCCGAAGATCTTGGCCGTCAGGTTGAGGCGCGCGCCAAAGAATTGGGGCTTTACGCCTGTAACCTGCCGGAAGAGATCGGCGGTGGGGGGCTTGATCTGACAGCGCAGCATTTGATCGAGCGCGAGTTCGGTAAGGCCACCCATGCGCTGCACAGCTGGGCAGCACGTCCGACGGAAATTCTGCTGGCTTGTGAGGGCGATCAGCGCGAGCGCTATTTGCTGCCTTGTGTCACTGGGGAGAAACGCGAACTTTTTGCCCTGACCGAGCCCGAAGCCGGGTCAGATGCAATGGGGATGAAGTCGACCGCTCGGCGCGATGGGGACGATTGGATCCTCAACGGTACCAAACATTTTATCTCAGGCCCATGTATGCCGGACTTTGCCATCGTGTTTGCCGCCACTGGCGAAGATGAGACACCGCGCGGCCCACGCAAACGTGTTACGGCGTTTTTGGTCGATGTCGGCCTGCGGGGCTTTGATTGCCGTGAAGGCACACGAAGCGTGAGTTACCGCGGATACAAGACCTATCAGCTGTCGTTTGAGGATGTGCGTCTTGGCCCGGATCAGGTTTTGGGTGAAGAAGGGCGCGGTTTTGAGATAGCAGGGCAGTGGTTGAGCATGGGGCGCATCTGGGTTGGTGCAAGTTGCTGTGGCAAAGCCGAGCGCATTTTAGACATGGCCACAGAGTGGGCAGCCACACGTCGTCAGTTTGGTAAGCCGATTGGCCAGTTTCAAGCCACCGGGTTTCGGCTGGCCAATGGCAAGATGAACCTGCGCGCGGCGGACTTGATGGTCTTGGATGCGGTCAATCGGCATCAAGAGGGCCGAATGGAAGATCAGGACGCTGCCATGGTAAAGGTCTTTTGCTCTGAAATGTTGGGCCAGATTGCCGATGATGCGGTTCAGGTGCATGGCGGTATGGGATTGATGGAAGAATTGCCAATCCAGCGTCTGTGGCGCGACAGCCGTCTGGAACGGATCTGGGACGGCACATCGGAAATTCAGCGCCATATCATCACCCGGTCGATGTTACGACCACTTGGGGGGTGA
- a CDS encoding 3-keto-5-aminohexanoate cleavage protein, which produces MNFEVIVTCAVTGAGDTTDKNPHVPVTPEEIAASAIEAAKAGAAITHLHVRDPETGQGSRDPALFKRAVDLVRASDTDVVINLTAGMGGDWVPSAVDPAMPGPGTDMIGPEERLAHIKECLPEICSLDCGTLNFGNGDEIYISTPPTLRRMAELTQEWGVKPELEVFELGHIRFAKAMVEEGLIDAPPMFQLCLGIPWGADQTVETMAAMKAQLPPGASWASFGISRMQMPMAAAAVALGGNVRVGLEDNIWLDRGVPATNAQLVARVVEIVENMGGRVLSPQEARNKLKLRGADA; this is translated from the coding sequence ATGAATTTTGAAGTGATCGTTACATGTGCTGTCACCGGCGCCGGAGACACCACCGATAAAAACCCGCATGTTCCGGTTACTCCGGAGGAGATCGCAGCCTCAGCTATTGAGGCGGCTAAGGCCGGTGCAGCCATCACCCATTTGCATGTTCGTGATCCGGAGACAGGGCAGGGTTCACGTGACCCGGCGCTCTTCAAACGCGCCGTTGACCTAGTGCGCGCCAGCGACACCGATGTTGTGATCAACTTGACTGCCGGAATGGGTGGTGATTGGGTTCCATCTGCCGTGGATCCGGCAATGCCAGGTCCCGGCACTGATATGATCGGTCCCGAAGAACGTCTGGCCCATATCAAGGAATGTCTGCCCGAGATTTGCTCTCTGGATTGCGGAACACTGAATTTTGGCAATGGCGATGAGATCTATATTTCCACGCCACCAACCCTGCGTCGTATGGCCGAGCTTACTCAGGAATGGGGGGTGAAGCCCGAGCTTGAGGTCTTTGAACTGGGGCACATCCGGTTTGCCAAGGCGATGGTCGAAGAAGGTTTGATTGATGCGCCGCCAATGTTCCAGCTGTGCCTTGGTATTCCTTGGGGGGCGGACCAAACGGTGGAAACCATGGCCGCGATGAAGGCACAACTGCCGCCCGGAGCCAGCTGGGCCAGTTTTGGCATCAGTCGGATGCAGATGCCCATGGCGGCCGCTGCAGTGGCGCTTGGCGGTAATGTGCGCGTCGGGTTGGAGGATAACATCTGGTTGGATCGCGGCGTGCCAGCTACTAATGCGCAGCTTGTCGCGCGCGTGGTCGAGATTGTTGAAAACATGGGTGGCCGTGTATTGAGCCCGCAAGAAGCGCGCAATAAGCTCAAACTGCGTGGGGCGGATGCATGA
- a CDS encoding GlxA family transcriptional regulator, with translation MSSTDAQGPRPTRIVCILVPRFNMMSVVSLLEPLRIANYLSPSPLYETTFCATDAGEVWASNGMPIRCEGLPEKLNQDDLVLLIGSWGAEHYSDTRLLSWLRRADRQGIRQCAVEMAPYIFARAGLLTGRRATVHWSYLPGFKEVFPDINGQEQLFTSDGRIMTCAGSSAGLDFMLDQIRQNHGDALVGEISDNILHHPVRDSTHSQRKTLGHGLEGLPQNVSTVVELMDQHLVEPLTVPQLAEQVGISQRQLERQFNTAIGCSVVQFGLLLRLQHARVLLISTDLGVREIATASGFNSLSHFAYSFRKCFGRKPREYRQAWPKHKEAPDWPGTLSNYLETLKLKQHGLTPIDEAH, from the coding sequence ATGTCTTCAACCGATGCACAGGGCCCGCGGCCCACTCGAATCGTCTGTATCCTGGTGCCGCGCTTTAATATGATGAGCGTGGTCAGCCTGCTGGAGCCCCTGCGCATTGCCAACTATCTTTCGCCGTCGCCCCTCTATGAAACCACGTTCTGCGCGACCGACGCAGGAGAAGTTTGGGCCAGTAACGGCATGCCAATTCGATGTGAAGGCCTTCCAGAAAAGCTTAATCAAGATGATCTCGTTCTGCTCATCGGCAGCTGGGGGGCGGAACATTACTCCGATACCAGATTATTGTCTTGGCTCAGGCGTGCGGACCGGCAAGGCATTCGGCAATGTGCCGTCGAAATGGCCCCCTATATTTTTGCCCGCGCCGGTTTGTTAACGGGCAGACGCGCCACAGTTCACTGGTCTTATCTACCTGGATTTAAAGAGGTTTTCCCCGATATAAATGGCCAAGAACAGCTATTTACCAGTGATGGCCGGATCATGACCTGCGCGGGATCATCTGCTGGTCTGGATTTTATGCTCGATCAAATTCGCCAAAACCACGGCGATGCATTGGTTGGCGAAATTTCGGACAATATCCTGCATCACCCCGTGCGGGATTCGACACATTCCCAGCGCAAGACATTGGGGCACGGGCTTGAGGGCTTACCGCAAAACGTCAGCACCGTGGTTGAGCTGATGGATCAGCATTTGGTTGAGCCCTTAACAGTCCCCCAACTGGCAGAGCAGGTCGGGATTTCGCAACGGCAACTTGAGCGCCAGTTCAACACGGCGATTGGCTGCAGCGTGGTGCAGTTCGGGCTGCTACTCAGACTCCAACATGCGCGTGTATTACTGATTTCCACAGATCTTGGCGTGCGCGAAATTGCCACCGCTTCCGGCTTTAATTCTCTGTCTCATTTTGCCTATTCATTTCGCAAATGTTTTGGCCGCAAGCCACGGGAATACCGCCAGGCCTGGCCCAAACACAAAGAGGCGCCCGACTGGCCCGGCACTTTGTCCAATTATCTTGAGACGCTGAAGCTAAAACAGCACGGGCTTACCCCGATTGACGAAGCGCATTGA